A window of the Mucilaginibacter sp. cycad4 genome harbors these coding sequences:
- a CDS encoding GNAT family N-acetyltransferase, translated as MSAIIQATLADVTELNVLVNSAYRGESSKQGWTTEADLIGGARIDEETLAGYMNDENIIILKHIDEERNITGTVYLEVRSPRLYVGMFSVSPLLQNKGVGRALIEEAEVYARKYNCDTLTMTVISTRFELISWYERRGYQPTGEIQPFHAHGRFGDAKQHIELIVMEKSI; from the coding sequence ATGTCTGCAATAATACAAGCCACCCTTGCCGATGTTACCGAACTTAACGTTTTAGTAAATAGTGCTTATCGTGGCGAAAGCTCCAAACAGGGATGGACAACTGAGGCCGACTTAATTGGCGGTGCCCGTATAGATGAAGAAACTCTTGCCGGTTATATGAATGATGAAAATATTATCATTTTAAAACATATCGATGAGGAGCGCAATATTACCGGTACCGTTTATCTTGAAGTCAGGTCTCCAAGGCTGTATGTCGGCATGTTTAGTGTATCGCCATTGTTGCAGAATAAGGGTGTGGGCCGCGCGCTGATAGAAGAAGCGGAAGTTTATGCACGTAAATACAACTGCGATACCTTAACCATGACAGTAATCAGCACCCGTTTTGAACTGATAAGCTGGTATGAACGCCGTGGCTACCAACCAACAGGCGAAATACAGCCCTTTCACGCTCACGGCCGTTTTGGTGATGCCAAACAGCATATCGAACTGATAGTAATGGAGAAAAGTATTTAG
- a CDS encoding J domain-containing protein, whose product MAFIDYYKVLELDKNASEKDIKNAYRKLARKYHPDLNPNDEEAHKKFQQLNEANEVLSDPGKRKKYDKYGENWQHGEAYEQQARQQAGTHGGFGSYGDFSGAEGFGSDDFSDFFQSMFGGAGGARGGRQAKYRGQDYNASLSLNLRDILETHKQTLTVNGKNIRITIPAGIENGQTIKIAGHGAPGVNGGPAGDLYIQFTIAPDANFKRDGNNLYTTLKLDLYTAVLGGEVTADTLNGKVKVKVKPETQNGTKVKLKGKGIPVYKKENEFGDLYLTYDIQTPTNLTEKQKQLFEELAKSST is encoded by the coding sequence ATGGCTTTTATAGATTATTACAAAGTATTAGAGCTTGACAAAAATGCATCCGAAAAGGACATTAAAAATGCTTACCGTAAACTGGCCCGCAAATATCACCCCGATCTTAATCCGAATGACGAAGAAGCCCATAAAAAGTTCCAGCAGTTAAACGAAGCAAATGAAGTATTAAGTGACCCCGGGAAGCGGAAGAAATACGACAAATATGGCGAGAACTGGCAGCATGGCGAAGCATACGAACAACAGGCGCGCCAACAGGCTGGTACGCATGGCGGTTTTGGTAGTTATGGCGATTTTAGCGGAGCCGAAGGATTTGGAAGTGACGATTTTTCAGATTTCTTTCAATCAATGTTTGGCGGTGCAGGAGGCGCACGCGGCGGCAGGCAGGCAAAATACCGGGGGCAGGATTATAACGCCTCACTAAGCTTAAATCTTCGCGATATCCTTGAAACACATAAGCAAACGTTGACCGTTAACGGCAAAAACATCCGGATAACCATACCTGCAGGTATCGAAAACGGGCAAACTATCAAAATAGCCGGACACGGCGCTCCGGGTGTAAACGGTGGCCCCGCCGGCGACTTATATATTCAATTTACTATTGCCCCTGATGCAAATTTTAAACGCGACGGAAATAATTTGTACACCACCCTGAAACTTGACCTATATACCGCAGTTTTAGGAGGTGAAGTAACTGCCGATACATTAAACGGTAAGGTTAAAGTGAAAGTAAAACCTGAAACCCAAAACGGCACCAAAGTAAAGCTCAAGGGCAAAGGCATACCTGTTTATAAAAAAGAGAATGAATTTGGCGATCTGTACCTGACCTACGATATCCAAACCCCAACCAACCTTACCGAAAAACAAAAGCAATTGTTTGAAGAACTGGCAAAATCATCAACCTAA
- a CDS encoding chaperone modulator CbpM, which produces MKTAELIAANDFCVYHNVEYTFITSLHEAGLVEVNIINETIFIPQTELQKLEKLVSLHELDINIAGIEAIFHLLERVEKLQEDMRYLKNRLSLYED; this is translated from the coding sequence ATGAAAACAGCAGAATTAATAGCAGCAAACGATTTTTGTGTATATCATAATGTTGAATACACGTTCATCACATCCTTACATGAGGCAGGCCTGGTTGAGGTTAATATCATTAATGAAACCATCTTCATCCCTCAAACTGAACTTCAAAAGCTGGAAAAACTGGTAAGCCTGCACGAATTGGATATCAACATAGCAGGTATTGAGGCTATCTTCCACCTGCTTGAGCGGGTTGAAAAATTACAGGAAGATATGCGGTATTTAAAAAACAGGTTGAGTTTGTATGAGGATTAA
- a CDS encoding enoyl-CoA hydratase/isomerase family protein has protein sequence MSAENGNVSIANEPDGVTTISFYHPAQNSLPSALLKQLADAVFNAGNDPETKVIVLQSAGNRTFCAGASFDELLQIKDKEAGALFFEGFSNVISACRKCPKIIIARVQGKAVGGGVGLAAAADYCLASEAASIKLSELTIGIGPFVIAPAVIRKTGISAFSQLTIRAADFQTAQWAKQNGLYNEVYEDTPTLDAAVYELTQKLASYNPAALAGLKQALWEGTPNWDDLLKQRAAISGELVLSEFTQQALHSFFKDRLK, from the coding sequence ATGTCTGCCGAAAACGGAAATGTATCCATCGCAAATGAGCCAGATGGTGTAACTACGATTAGTTTTTATCATCCGGCGCAAAATTCCCTGCCTTCGGCGCTGCTAAAACAACTTGCAGATGCTGTGTTCAATGCCGGTAATGATCCGGAAACAAAAGTCATTGTTTTACAGAGTGCGGGCAATCGTACTTTTTGCGCGGGCGCAAGCTTTGACGAACTGTTGCAGATTAAGGATAAGGAAGCCGGTGCGTTATTCTTTGAAGGGTTTTCCAACGTGATCAGTGCCTGCCGAAAGTGCCCTAAAATAATAATTGCGAGGGTACAGGGTAAAGCAGTTGGTGGAGGGGTTGGCCTTGCTGCCGCCGCCGATTATTGCCTGGCCAGCGAGGCAGCATCAATAAAGTTAAGCGAGCTCACTATAGGTATTGGCCCCTTTGTAATAGCACCGGCTGTGATCCGTAAAACAGGGATATCTGCATTTTCCCAGCTAACAATCAGGGCTGCTGATTTTCAAACTGCCCAATGGGCAAAACAAAATGGCTTGTACAACGAAGTTTATGAAGATACCCCAACACTTGATGCAGCTGTATATGAGCTTACTCAAAAATTAGCTTCATATAACCCGGCAGCACTTGCCGGTTTAAAACAGGCACTTTGGGAAGGCACTCCCAATTGGGATGATTTGCTTAAACAACGTGCGGCTATAAGCGGAGAACTGGTTTTATCGGAATTTACACAACAGGCATTGCATTCTTTTTTTAAGGATAGGTTAAAGTAA
- a CDS encoding ATP-binding protein translates to MEPDKLTYEQLLAENNELRYQLEEATDTISAIRNGQVDAFIVKDNEGHQLYTLKTADQTYRVFIEKMNEGAITLNSEGIILYSNSSFAAMVNEPLEKVIGIHFKNFVAEVSAEKYKQIIRDGWNADCKGEVLLSSPDGKLTPCLLSCTTLDLDEGIALSLILTDLTAQKETEWELKIKNDQLEEAQNIAERLNNDLEDTVRARTNDLLISREHFKLLANNIPQMTWTNLPGGEVDFYNQRWFDYTGRRYSETAGWGWQQIVHPEDLQKTMDVYLASLKSGSVFELENRYLRWDNTYRWHLNRAVPLRDDNGEILFWVGTATDIEEQKKQLDLKDEFIGVASHELKTPLTSLKGYLQLISAYKKEEVPSMVKQYIEKAGTALNKLQRLVNDLLDVSKIHAGGLEYAMAEVNLRDLVASTLESAIHLYPEFNFINKSENDFFIDGNAGRLEQVLVNFINNSVKYSTENKNIIIETGNINGKVRVSVTDFGIGLSAAQIEHIFERFYRVEDKKFMTSGLGMGLYISAEIINNHNGDIGVESELGEGATFYFELPLLGK, encoded by the coding sequence ATGGAGCCGGATAAACTTACATACGAGCAACTGCTTGCCGAAAACAATGAGCTTCGATATCAGTTAGAAGAAGCTACTGACACCATTTCTGCTATTCGTAACGGCCAGGTTGACGCCTTTATAGTTAAAGATAATGAAGGCCACCAACTTTATACCTTGAAAACGGCCGATCAAACCTACCGCGTTTTTATCGAAAAAATGAACGAAGGAGCGATTACGTTGAATAGCGAAGGCATTATATTATATAGTAATTCGAGTTTTGCGGCTATGGTTAATGAGCCGTTGGAAAAAGTAATCGGCATACATTTTAAAAATTTTGTTGCTGAGGTTTCGGCAGAAAAGTATAAGCAGATAATCAGGGATGGCTGGAATGCCGATTGTAAAGGCGAGGTTTTGTTATCAAGCCCGGACGGTAAGCTAACTCCCTGTTTATTATCATGTACCACGCTTGACCTTGATGAAGGAATAGCATTAAGTTTGATCTTAACTGATTTGACAGCTCAAAAGGAAACTGAATGGGAGCTCAAAATTAAAAATGATCAGTTGGAAGAGGCTCAGAATATTGCCGAAAGGTTGAATAATGATCTGGAAGATACTGTAAGGGCACGTACCAATGATTTGCTTATCAGCCGGGAACATTTTAAACTGCTGGCTAATAACATTCCTCAAATGACCTGGACAAATCTGCCCGGCGGCGAAGTTGATTTTTATAACCAGCGCTGGTTTGATTATACAGGCCGGCGGTATAGTGAAACAGCAGGCTGGGGCTGGCAACAGATAGTACACCCCGAGGACCTGCAAAAAACAATGGATGTTTACCTGGCATCTTTGAAAAGCGGGAGTGTTTTTGAACTGGAAAACAGGTACCTCCGCTGGGATAATACCTACCGCTGGCACCTTAACCGTGCCGTGCCTTTAAGAGATGATAACGGAGAAATTCTTTTTTGGGTAGGTACCGCTACCGACATTGAAGAACAGAAAAAGCAGCTGGATTTAAAAGATGAGTTTATTGGTGTTGCCAGCCATGAACTTAAAACACCTTTAACCAGCTTAAAAGGGTATTTGCAGCTTATTTCCGCTTATAAAAAAGAGGAAGTGCCTTCAATGGTAAAACAATATATCGAAAAAGCTGGGACCGCTTTAAATAAGCTTCAGCGTTTGGTTAACGATTTGCTTGATGTAAGCAAAATTCATGCGGGGGGGCTTGAATATGCCATGGCGGAAGTAAACCTTCGTGACCTGGTAGCGTCAACTTTGGAAAGCGCCATTCATCTTTACCCTGAATTTAATTTTATTAATAAATCAGAGAATGATTTTTTTATAGATGGAAATGCCGGGCGCCTGGAACAGGTACTCGTAAACTTCATTAATAACTCTGTAAAATATTCAACTGAAAATAAAAATATCATTATTGAAACTGGAAATATAAACGGAAAGGTACGTGTATCAGTAACTGATTTTGGCATCGGGCTGTCGGCCGCGCAGATCGAGCATATTTTTGAACGGTTTTATCGTGTTGAGGATAAAAAATTTATGACGAGCGGCCTTGGTATGGGGCTTTATATCTCGGCCGAAATTATTAATAATCATAATGGTGATATAGGGGTTGAAAGCGAGCTTGGCGAAGGCGCTACTTTTTATTTTGAGCTGCCTTTGCTTGGAAAATAG
- a CDS encoding circadian clock KaiB family protein: protein MTEQNQLPLDDGESQFFRLRLFVIGASPNSVRAVANLKIICEQYLKDNYELEIVDVYQQPFIARDEQIIALPLLIKKSPGAERRLIGDMSNTGKVLKGLGIYTGS, encoded by the coding sequence ATGACCGAGCAAAACCAATTGCCTTTAGATGACGGGGAAAGTCAGTTTTTTCGATTGCGTTTATTTGTAATTGGAGCATCGCCCAATTCTGTCAGGGCCGTAGCCAACTTAAAAATTATTTGTGAGCAATATCTTAAGGATAATTACGAACTGGAGATAGTTGATGTTTATCAGCAACCGTTTATTGCCCGGGATGAACAGATCATAGCTTTGCCATTGCTCATTAAAAAATCTCCTGGTGCCGAACGTAGGCTTATAGGGGACATGTCAAATACAGGCAAAGTTTTAAAAGGACTTGGCATATATACAGGAAGCTAA
- a CDS encoding circadian clock KaiB family protein has protein sequence MMELDEVIKYELRLYVAGKTAKSVTALTNLKKYCEEHLKGQYVIEVVDLLQQPQLAEGDQIFAIPTLVRKVPEPIRKIIGDLSNEEKVLVGLNIIPVSK, from the coding sequence ATGATGGAACTGGATGAAGTTATAAAATATGAGTTAAGATTATATGTAGCCGGTAAAACGGCTAAATCAGTTACCGCGCTCACAAATCTTAAAAAATATTGCGAAGAACATTTGAAAGGTCAGTATGTTATTGAAGTAGTTGACTTGCTGCAGCAGCCTCAACTGGCCGAAGGGGATCAAATATTTGCAATCCCCACGCTGGTAAGAAAAGTACCTGAACCGATTCGCAAAATAATAGGCGACTTGAGCAACGAGGAAAAAGTTTTGGTTGGATTGAATATAATACCAGTAAGTAAATAG